Proteins encoded by one window of Synechococcus sp. WH 7805:
- a CDS encoding NifU family protein: MSSETLPLTSENVEKVLDELRPFLMADGGNVEVVEIDGPVVKVRLQGACGSCPSSTMTLKMGIERKMRETIPEVSEVVQVL; this comes from the coding sequence GCTGCCACTCACCAGTGAGAACGTTGAAAAGGTGCTTGATGAGCTGCGTCCATTCCTAATGGCCGACGGCGGCAACGTGGAAGTGGTGGAAATCGATGGTCCCGTGGTGAAAGTGCGCCTGCAGGGTGCCTGCGGAAGCTGCCCCAGCAGCACGATGACCCTGAAAATGGGCATCGAGCGCAAAATGCGTGAAACCATCCCTGAGGTGAGCGAAGTGGTGCAGGTTCTCTGA
- a CDS encoding urea transporter, giving the protein MFCLIGTLIADLMMNSDSQFIYEKFNALLPAPSLTRNLNFFEKILSSRGFSAICFRSFSQVIFINNPVSGFFIFLAFWINSPSTVFFVLAAMLSANLTAYFLGLSPNLRDQGIYGFNGTLVGCAAAALINVDSSFNRFGVIALVLLAAGLSTVLVELWRKRFSHRNDPPALTLPFCLVVWLFFTPAINTSPELMEIMTGRGFSLDIAQSIFVGIFKSFGQVFLNGELLSGCLIFLAVLIASPIAAGLGAWGSLLGMMTALSQGVELVSISDGLWGYNSLLVAIAIGGIFHTPTIRSLILASIGAIVAVYLQLMQELLIGSLPTLTLSFVLTTWLVMRLAGKALPALIPIPLHSIVTPEEHLRRFKVAFRVFKDFRFNMRCRIAGDHHLLKRYPLDQPCLDQARDLFSFIDVNHDDVLSVSEFSRALTKSQSSAKFSGRRLSPHLVAQLDATMASMDLDRNGFVDFEEFCLLIQKLQYLRRDEERLLAYLMPIDRNDDRSFDVNELSMLLHSLGLEPLSSDEVAYIFESQSAIEWSQFVDRLLLT; this is encoded by the coding sequence ATGTTTTGTCTGATCGGTACTCTAATTGCTGATTTAATGATGAATTCTGATTCTCAATTTATTTATGAAAAGTTTAATGCTTTGCTTCCCGCTCCGTCGCTCACCCGAAATTTAAATTTTTTCGAAAAAATTCTTTCCAGTCGTGGCTTTTCCGCGATCTGTTTTCGCAGCTTTTCTCAGGTTATTTTCATTAATAACCCGGTAAGTGGTTTTTTCATTTTTTTGGCATTTTGGATTAATTCACCATCAACGGTTTTTTTTGTGTTGGCTGCCATGTTGTCGGCCAACTTAACTGCTTACTTCCTCGGTTTGAGTCCAAACCTGCGCGATCAGGGGATTTATGGCTTTAACGGCACTCTGGTTGGCTGTGCAGCTGCTGCATTGATCAACGTTGATTCGAGTTTCAATCGATTTGGTGTCATCGCTCTTGTCCTCTTGGCGGCTGGCCTTTCAACTGTGCTCGTTGAACTATGGAGAAAAAGGTTTTCTCATAGAAACGATCCCCCAGCACTTACGTTGCCCTTTTGTTTGGTTGTGTGGCTCTTCTTTACTCCTGCTATCAATACATCGCCCGAGCTAATGGAGATTATGACTGGCAGGGGCTTTTCACTTGACATTGCGCAGTCTATTTTCGTGGGTATCTTCAAAAGCTTTGGACAAGTCTTTTTGAATGGAGAATTGCTTAGTGGTTGTTTGATTTTTCTCGCTGTTTTGATTGCTAGCCCTATCGCTGCTGGTTTAGGGGCTTGGGGATCACTCCTGGGAATGATGACAGCTCTAAGTCAAGGTGTTGAATTGGTCTCTATTTCAGATGGCCTTTGGGGATACAATAGTTTGCTAGTGGCAATCGCAATCGGGGGGATTTTTCACACACCCACGATCCGAAGCCTGATTCTTGCGTCGATCGGTGCCATTGTTGCTGTCTATTTGCAATTGATGCAAGAACTATTGATTGGAAGCTTGCCGACTCTGACACTAAGTTTTGTTCTTACGACGTGGTTGGTGATGCGTTTAGCTGGCAAAGCTTTGCCAGCATTAATCCCGATTCCTCTGCATTCTATTGTCACACCGGAAGAGCATCTTCGTCGATTTAAAGTTGCATTCAGGGTTTTCAAAGACTTCCGTTTTAATATGAGGTGTCGCATAGCGGGTGATCATCACTTGCTCAAAAGGTATCCATTAGACCAACCTTGTCTGGATCAAGCCCGCGATCTTTTCTCATTCATTGACGTTAATCATGATGATGTACTGAGTGTAAGCGAGTTTTCGCGTGCTTTGACCAAGAGTCAATCTTCGGCAAAGTTTTCGGGTCGGCGATTGTCGCCTCATTTGGTGGCTCAGCTTGATGCCACGATGGCGAGTATGGATCTTGACCGCAATGGCTTCGTTGATTTTGAAGAGTTTTGTTTGTTGATTCAAAAATTGCAATACCTTAGGCGAGATGAAGAGCGTTTGCTCGCTTACCTGATGCCTATTGATCGTAATGATGATCGTTCTTTTGATGTCAATGAGTTGTCTATGTTGCTGCATTCTCTTGGTTTAGAGCCCCTTTCGTCGGACGAAGTAGCATATATTTTTGAGTCTCAATCAGCCATAGAGTGGTCTCAATTTGTCGACCGGCTTCTTTTGACATGA
- a CDS encoding arginase family protein encodes MVVNSKELSSLFSLFDVNGDGFITSKELEQVFASMTDILANDEMLLLNNLMQNNGLVSRDEFLEWAQKQPELGPYQLLRDIFKLIDTDGSGSLSSAEFSTLMSLFDADKMTDAFQALFDSLDVDKNGEINTAEFLALLQQASSLDISLLDLKLLKKKLVQISSSLTLDKISLLEVDCDLGAGKPGAGAGIEMLKEAIKKQHDLRSTCEQIMVDINDTSSLARASKIQADIVTPYARHIEVITQVMKDAAMLVCNSLENDTFPLVLAGDHSTAASTIAGIRRAHPEKNLGVIWIDAHADIHSPFTTPSGNMHGMPLAIASGHDNQSEAINDIDSLTRQLWDELKGLHGLSSPAINLDNLIYVGVRDTEPAENITLSRYDIPIVTTNDVRQEGPVAAANRCLSYLSDVDLIYVSFDVDCLDSTICKGTGTPVPGGLWAHEAILLLRTLLSDQRVCCWEICEINPHLDELNTLAEVSLGIFRAGIDVLSDRYSNC; translated from the coding sequence GTGGTGGTCAATTCAAAAGAACTGTCATCCCTTTTCTCGCTCTTTGATGTTAATGGTGACGGTTTTATTACGTCAAAAGAGCTTGAGCAAGTGTTTGCGTCAATGACAGATATTTTAGCTAATGATGAGATGTTGTTGCTCAATAATCTGATGCAAAATAATGGCTTAGTCAGTCGAGATGAGTTTTTAGAGTGGGCCCAAAAGCAACCAGAGTTAGGGCCTTATCAACTCCTCAGAGATATCTTTAAACTGATTGATACGGATGGCAGTGGCTCTCTAAGTTCCGCAGAGTTCTCAACGTTGATGTCATTGTTTGATGCGGACAAAATGACGGATGCTTTTCAGGCTTTGTTTGACTCTTTAGACGTCGATAAAAATGGTGAGATCAATACTGCTGAATTTCTTGCCCTGCTTCAACAGGCAAGTTCGCTTGACATTTCCCTTTTAGACTTAAAGTTATTGAAAAAGAAATTAGTCCAGATTAGTTCGTCATTAACATTGGATAAAATTTCATTGTTGGAAGTCGATTGTGATCTTGGAGCTGGAAAACCTGGCGCTGGTGCCGGGATCGAGATGCTGAAGGAAGCTATTAAAAAGCAGCATGATTTACGCTCCACATGTGAGCAAATAATGGTTGATATTAACGATACTTCTTCTCTAGCACGAGCCTCGAAAATACAAGCAGACATTGTTACTCCATATGCGCGTCATATTGAGGTCATTACTCAAGTAATGAAGGATGCAGCGATGTTGGTCTGCAATAGTTTGGAGAATGATACTTTTCCACTTGTACTCGCTGGAGATCATTCAACTGCGGCATCAACGATTGCTGGCATTCGACGGGCTCACCCAGAGAAGAATCTTGGAGTGATTTGGATTGATGCTCACGCAGATATTCATTCACCTTTTACGACACCTTCAGGTAATATGCATGGGATGCCACTTGCTATAGCATCTGGTCATGATAATCAATCTGAGGCTATTAACGACATTGATTCGCTGACCAGACAATTATGGGATGAATTGAAAGGGCTCCATGGATTGAGTTCTCCAGCCATAAATCTTGATAACCTTATCTATGTTGGCGTTAGAGACACCGAGCCTGCAGAGAATATTACACTTTCTCGATACGATATCCCAATCGTGACTACTAATGATGTAAGACAAGAGGGACCAGTTGCGGCTGCTAATCGTTGTCTTTCCTATCTTTCAGATGTTGATTTGATTTATGTTAGTTTTGATGTTGACTGCCTGGATTCAACGATCTGTAAAGGAACAGGCACCCCTGTACCTGGTGGTCTTTGGGCGCATGAGGCTATTCTTTTGCTAAGAACCCTTTTATCTGATCAGCGTGTTTGCTGCTGGGAAATTTGTGAAATTAATCCTCATCTTGACGAGTTAAATACTTTGGCGGAAGTCTCTTTGGGAATTTTTCGAGCAGGAATTGATGTTTTGTCTGATCGGTACTCTAATTGCTGA
- a CDS encoding urea ABC transporter substrate-binding protein: protein MNQCIATATRRGLPGLVSLLSSLLLLSCGQRNGPQQTATIRVGILHSRTGTMALSEATVAEAERLAIEEINAAGGLKLNGRLVLVEPIEEDGMSDPAVFARKAQRMLNDDKAVAIFGGWTSASRKAMVPVMEASNRLLFYPVQYEGQECSPAVVYGGSVPNQQSEPALGWMLNNHSKRLLLIGSDYVYPRTANRIIRAQAEREQARVLKEHYLPLGSEAVQPLIADIQAALNAGPVAVVNTLNGDSNIAFFQALQRQGLNQRSALKVLSLSVSEEEAVAIGRRNIAGTYASWSYFQSLQTPESAAFAQRFRQRYGFHRVINDPAEAGYSLVHLWAQAVETSGSVETDAVRQALIGSRFTAPQGDLQVSSSLHLKKRSLLAKADPKGGFRVLEDFGVIEPKPWNPALPESAGATCDHRDAPLIKE, encoded by the coding sequence ATGAACCAATGCATCGCGACTGCGACGCGGAGAGGCCTACCCGGCCTGGTCAGCCTGCTGAGCTCGCTGTTGCTCCTCAGCTGCGGACAACGAAATGGGCCGCAGCAAACGGCGACGATCCGCGTGGGCATCCTGCACTCTCGGACTGGCACCATGGCGCTCTCCGAAGCCACGGTGGCTGAGGCGGAGCGTCTGGCGATCGAAGAGATCAATGCTGCTGGCGGCCTCAAGCTCAACGGTCGGCTCGTGCTGGTTGAGCCCATCGAAGAGGACGGCATGTCTGACCCCGCCGTCTTCGCTCGCAAAGCACAACGGATGCTGAACGACGACAAGGCGGTGGCAATCTTCGGTGGATGGACCTCCGCCAGCCGCAAAGCCATGGTTCCGGTGATGGAGGCGAGTAACAGACTTCTGTTCTATCCGGTGCAATACGAGGGACAGGAGTGCTCTCCTGCCGTGGTGTACGGAGGATCGGTGCCCAACCAGCAATCCGAACCAGCCTTAGGCTGGATGCTGAACAACCACAGCAAACGGTTGTTGCTGATCGGCTCGGATTACGTCTACCCGAGAACAGCCAATCGCATCATCCGCGCACAGGCTGAGCGCGAACAAGCACGTGTACTCAAAGAGCACTACCTCCCGCTGGGGAGTGAAGCTGTTCAACCGTTGATCGCGGACATTCAAGCCGCTCTCAACGCTGGGCCAGTTGCCGTGGTGAATACCCTCAACGGCGATAGCAATATCGCTTTCTTTCAGGCCCTGCAAAGGCAGGGATTGAATCAGCGTTCCGCACTCAAGGTGCTCAGCCTTTCCGTGTCGGAGGAAGAGGCGGTCGCGATCGGACGACGCAATATCGCCGGCACCTACGCAAGCTGGAGTTATTTCCAGAGCCTGCAAACGCCGGAATCCGCCGCTTTCGCGCAACGTTTCCGGCAACGCTATGGCTTCCACCGCGTGATCAACGACCCGGCGGAAGCCGGATACAGCTTGGTTCACCTGTGGGCTCAGGCGGTGGAGACCTCCGGCAGTGTCGAAACCGACGCTGTACGCCAGGCGCTCATCGGCAGCCGTTTTACAGCGCCCCAGGGTGATCTTCAGGTGAGTTCCAGCCTTCATCTGAAGAAACGGTCTCTGTTGGCCAAGGCAGACCCCAAGGGGGGATTCAGGGTGCTGGAGGATTTCGGAGTGATCGAACCCAAGCCCTGGAATCCTGCTCTTCCAGAATCAGCGGGGGCGACCTGCGATCACCGGGATGCCCCCCTGATCAAGGAGTGA
- a CDS encoding DUF4079 domain-containing protein, with protein sequence MTTVDWLGILHPVLAVVIVYPLIGIVVRLAMQTRARRLKTLKCPPTVGREHSDLGRWLSVGVVLVVLVALTVAIATDKPLMAFHGGAARAAQLLLVLTGTLVSLAALWVSKAPVLRLAFVLITWAGVLGLGAQPEVWRLSDDPLSPAFWQSHYWSGVAVVGLMLFSLGAQPEILRDLRLRRLHVTANVLAAVLFLVQGITGTRDLLEIPLSWQASTIYACNFKTRTCPPPASSQPPGITP encoded by the coding sequence ATGACGACCGTTGACTGGCTCGGCATTCTTCACCCCGTTTTGGCGGTGGTGATCGTCTACCCCTTGATCGGCATCGTCGTGCGATTGGCGATGCAGACCCGAGCGCGTCGTTTGAAGACGCTGAAGTGCCCCCCCACCGTGGGCCGCGAACACAGCGACCTTGGCCGTTGGTTGTCGGTAGGCGTGGTGCTGGTCGTGCTCGTGGCCCTCACCGTGGCGATTGCGACTGACAAGCCCTTGATGGCATTTCACGGCGGAGCCGCCAGGGCTGCGCAGTTGTTGCTTGTGCTGACAGGAACACTTGTGAGTTTGGCAGCGCTCTGGGTGTCGAAGGCGCCTGTGCTTCGTCTTGCATTTGTACTGATCACCTGGGCCGGCGTGCTCGGTCTCGGGGCGCAGCCAGAGGTCTGGCGACTCTCTGACGATCCACTCTCTCCAGCCTTCTGGCAGTCCCATTACTGGTCCGGTGTGGCTGTGGTGGGCCTGATGCTGTTTTCTCTCGGCGCCCAGCCTGAGATCCTGCGTGACCTGCGCCTGCGGCGTCTGCACGTCACCGCCAATGTGCTGGCGGCAGTGCTGTTCCTGGTGCAGGGCATCACCGGGACCCGCGATCTGCTCGAAATCCCCTTGAGTTGGCAGGCCTCAACGATCTATGCCTGCAATTTCAAGACGCGCACCTGTCCGCCTCCTGCTTCAAGTCAGCCACCTGGGATCACTCCTTGA
- a CDS encoding aminotransferase class V-fold PLP-dependent enzyme, which produces MLRDLCPALSGKTYFNYGGQGPLPDPSLDAITTSWKRIQELGPFTTDVWPYVSAEVNSTRSLLARICGVPPHRLALSENVTSGCVLPLWGLPIHEGDHILISDCEHPGVVAACLELARRQRLTVNCLPVRQLRGGRNDQAETDAAVLEALEQHLTPQTRLVVLSHLLWNTGQRMPIAAVADQLQQHPGQAFLLVDAAQSMGQIPVDEAAAAADIYAFTGHKWACGPEGLGGVALSERVLEESNPTLIGWRSLRDETRASLDDPHPFHADSRRFEVATSCVPLMAGLRCSLNLLEQEGRPGQRLERIRLLSEQLWQQLSDVPGVIPLLDGPPVAGLVSFQLDTTSTTLKPSQMVKRLGDQRIWIRDLADPSCLRACTHVCSNDNDLRQLVAAIQHALVTHA; this is translated from the coding sequence ATGCTGAGAGATCTCTGCCCAGCCCTGAGCGGCAAGACGTACTTCAACTACGGAGGGCAGGGGCCCTTACCCGATCCTTCTCTGGACGCCATCACAACCAGCTGGAAACGCATTCAGGAGCTGGGTCCTTTCACAACGGACGTCTGGCCCTACGTGAGTGCAGAAGTGAACAGCACCCGTTCTCTGCTGGCGAGAATCTGCGGCGTCCCGCCCCATCGCCTGGCCCTGAGTGAGAACGTGACCAGTGGCTGCGTGCTGCCGCTCTGGGGATTACCCATCCATGAAGGAGATCACATCCTCATCAGCGACTGCGAACATCCCGGCGTGGTGGCGGCATGCCTGGAACTGGCGCGCCGGCAGCGCCTCACCGTGAATTGTCTGCCGGTGCGTCAACTGCGGGGAGGGCGTAACGATCAGGCTGAGACCGATGCCGCCGTGCTGGAGGCTCTCGAGCAGCACCTCACGCCGCAAACCCGCTTGGTGGTGCTCTCCCATCTGCTGTGGAATACCGGACAGCGGATGCCGATTGCCGCGGTCGCCGACCAGCTCCAGCAACACCCAGGCCAGGCGTTTCTGCTGGTGGATGCGGCCCAGAGCATGGGCCAGATTCCAGTGGATGAGGCCGCCGCTGCCGCAGACATCTATGCCTTTACAGGACACAAGTGGGCCTGTGGGCCCGAAGGACTTGGGGGCGTCGCTCTGTCGGAGCGCGTTCTCGAGGAGTCCAATCCAACCTTGATCGGATGGCGCAGCCTCCGCGATGAAACCCGCGCGTCCCTCGACGATCCCCATCCTTTCCACGCCGACAGCCGTCGTTTCGAGGTGGCCACCAGTTGCGTGCCTTTGATGGCAGGACTGCGTTGTTCGCTGAATCTGCTGGAGCAGGAAGGAAGACCAGGCCAGCGTCTGGAACGGATTCGCCTTCTCAGCGAGCAGCTCTGGCAACAGCTCTCGGATGTTCCAGGGGTGATCCCCCTGCTCGATGGCCCTCCCGTTGCAGGCCTGGTGAGCTTTCAACTCGATACGACCAGCACCACACTGAAACCGTCTCAGATGGTGAAACGACTGGGAGATCAACGCATCTGGATCCGCGACCTCGCCGATCCAAGCTGCCTGAGAGCCTGCACCCATGTGTGCAGCAATGACAACGACCTGCGACAACTCGTCGCCGCTATTCAACACGCACTAGTTACGCACGCGTAA
- a CDS encoding ABC transporter substrate-binding protein: MARMFHLKRRSRVMKKKLIVNSQNLLVQSKKMWPWLISALTLGLSLSTTITPAQLKTNQQTESQDDALIIGQSIPLTGPSAELGKKYHAGAMAWLTHINKQGGIHGQKIKLLSLDDQYEPQQTIVNTQKLIQQPDLIALFGFIGTPTSKVVLPIVERERIPFVAPLTGASLLRDDDLKMVFNMRASYAREIQAIVNSLVRNAQQRIAVIYQNDAFGEDGLQSTLAALKTHDLKPLTTATVERNSANVRRAVNTIADANPNAVIIISAYVSSAAVSKALRDRRMNVQIMNVSFVGTGALEEALPPGQANGIGISQVVPFPWNRWIPVVSRYQQLMRKYNPNAAYGFTSLEGFIAAQMLTIALERAGKNPSRAKLAKSLESIQNLDLGGYTIDFASDDHQGSDYVELTFLGAQQWEP; encoded by the coding sequence ATGGCAAGGATGTTCCACTTAAAGCGTCGTAGTCGAGTCATGAAAAAGAAATTAATCGTGAACAGTCAAAATCTCTTGGTCCAAAGCAAAAAGATGTGGCCTTGGCTGATTTCTGCACTAACTCTTGGCCTAAGTCTATCCACGACGATCACTCCTGCCCAACTCAAAACGAATCAGCAAACCGAGTCTCAAGATGATGCATTGATTATCGGACAGTCAATACCACTGACAGGACCTTCCGCCGAACTCGGCAAGAAGTATCACGCTGGAGCCATGGCATGGCTCACACACATCAACAAACAGGGGGGAATTCACGGGCAAAAAATCAAATTATTAAGCCTAGACGACCAATATGAGCCTCAACAGACAATTGTCAATACACAAAAACTAATTCAACAACCAGACCTAATCGCTTTATTTGGTTTTATCGGTACACCGACAAGCAAAGTCGTATTGCCAATTGTCGAACGCGAGCGTATTCCCTTCGTGGCTCCACTCACAGGTGCTTCGCTGCTACGAGATGATGACCTTAAAATGGTTTTCAACATGCGTGCAAGCTATGCACGAGAGATCCAAGCGATTGTCAACAGCTTGGTAAGAAATGCACAACAAAGAATTGCCGTCATATATCAAAATGATGCATTCGGAGAAGACGGGCTGCAATCGACTCTTGCCGCCCTGAAAACACATGATCTCAAGCCTCTGACAACCGCAACGGTGGAGCGCAACTCTGCGAATGTCAGACGAGCTGTCAACACAATTGCAGATGCAAACCCCAATGCTGTCATTATTATTTCAGCTTATGTAAGCTCCGCTGCCGTCAGCAAAGCTCTTCGCGATAGAAGAATGAACGTTCAGATTATGAATGTTTCATTTGTAGGAACCGGTGCCCTAGAAGAGGCATTGCCACCAGGACAAGCGAACGGAATTGGCATCAGCCAGGTGGTGCCCTTTCCCTGGAATCGATGGATCCCAGTTGTTTCAAGGTATCAACAATTAATGCGTAAATACAATCCAAACGCCGCTTATGGATTCACAAGTCTGGAGGGATTTATTGCCGCGCAAATGCTTACAATAGCTCTTGAAAGAGCAGGCAAAAATCCTTCCAGGGCAAAACTGGCAAAGTCCTTAGAATCGATCCAAAATCTCGACCTCGGTGGTTACACGATTGACTTTGCAAGTGATGATCACCAAGGAAGTGATTATGTCGAATTAACTTTTCTCGGCGCACAGCAATGGGAGCCCTGA
- the cax gene encoding calcium/proton exchanger has protein sequence MNSANPGLTSNTFLKLGRWKAIPALFLLLLTQFALSQGWLPLVSFLIAGLGIIPIALLLSESTEEIAEHSGSTIGAILTALFGNCAEFIIALTALRKGLVDVVKASITGAILSDLLLVTGLAMLIGGLRYSEQSFQPTMMRTNGAAMTLAVIALALPASLISTSGIDNPQDIHGLSITVAAILIAIYLLTLVFSLATHNHLFDPPIIIDKDNENVEAETSSWKTLRPWLIQLVVSTVALAYQSEQFVVALEPATEQLGLSALFTGVIIIPIIGGFSEYLPAARGALNNRMDLSLSLAMGSSLLVALFMAPVLVIIANFIGQPMDLDFASFEVIALGFSVFIVNLVGMDAKSNWLEGVLLLGTYTIFGAAFYYYPS, from the coding sequence TTGAATTCTGCTAACCCAGGCTTAACATCTAACACTTTCCTGAAGCTTGGGCGCTGGAAAGCAATACCGGCCTTGTTCTTATTGCTGTTAACGCAATTTGCACTCAGCCAGGGCTGGCTACCGTTGGTAAGTTTTTTGATTGCTGGTCTAGGAATCATTCCGATTGCACTGCTTTTGTCAGAATCCACGGAAGAAATTGCAGAGCATAGTGGTTCAACCATTGGTGCGATCCTCACCGCACTGTTCGGAAATTGTGCCGAATTCATCATCGCCCTAACGGCACTCCGGAAGGGCCTCGTTGATGTTGTCAAAGCAAGCATCACTGGAGCGATTCTCTCCGACCTCTTACTCGTCACCGGATTGGCCATGCTGATCGGCGGTTTGCGCTACAGCGAACAAAGCTTCCAGCCCACAATGATGCGCACAAATGGTGCTGCCATGACTCTCGCAGTGATCGCGTTAGCACTGCCTGCATCATTAATCAGTACGTCAGGAATCGACAATCCACAGGATATTCACGGCCTCTCGATCACAGTTGCAGCAATTCTCATCGCCATTTATTTACTAACGCTTGTCTTCTCACTGGCCACCCACAATCATTTATTCGATCCGCCAATTATCATTGACAAAGACAATGAGAACGTTGAAGCCGAAACAAGCAGCTGGAAAACATTAAGACCCTGGTTAATTCAATTGGTAGTCAGCACTGTAGCTCTCGCATACCAATCTGAACAATTTGTTGTTGCATTGGAGCCTGCAACTGAACAACTAGGTCTTAGTGCATTATTCACTGGTGTCATCATCATTCCGATCATTGGTGGCTTTTCCGAGTATCTTCCAGCGGCGAGAGGCGCCTTGAACAATCGAATGGACCTTTCGCTTTCCCTGGCCATGGGATCAAGCCTTCTTGTTGCATTATTCATGGCCCCAGTGCTTGTCATCATCGCCAATTTCATCGGACAACCGATGGATCTAGACTTTGCATCTTTCGAAGTAATCGCCCTTGGATTCAGCGTTTTTATTGTTAATTTAGTGGGAATGGATGCGAAGTCAAATTGGCTTGAAGGTGTACTCCTTCTTGGCACTTACACTATTTTTGGAGCGGCTTTTTATTATTATCCCTCTTGA
- a CDS encoding UDP-N-acetylmuramoyl-L-alanyl-D-glutamate--2,6-diaminopimelate ligase — translation MTQMLHALLKAAGLPVPSGLANATVTSLTCDSRCVGKGSLFIGLPGERVDGGSFWPQALAAGAAAVLIGEQAAASHPPAFGDAVLVLPDPVSVWAGELASAFWQQPSTRLGLIGVTGTNGKTTTTHLIEHLSQACGQPAALFGTLVNRWPGHSLTATHTTSVADRLQAQLAEALEAGTQMAAMEVSSHALDQHRVAGCRFSGAVFTNLTQDHLDYHPSMEAYFEAKSRLFASPYLVGEGPRAVVNTDDPWGRQLADRLGERCWSSSLETHADLTMGDLRMTSAGVDGLLVTPLGEGRFHSPLVGRFNLMNLMQAVGALLQQGLPLGLLLASIPSFRGVPGRMERVVVKGSAMIDEHPSVIVDYAHTPDGLRNALLASRPFTKGRLVCLFGCGGDRDRGKRPQMASIAASLADRVVITSDNPRTENPNQILEDIVVGLPTGTEFSVDVNRSTAIANAIREARPDDLLLIAGKGHEDYQILDIGKIHFDDREEAEKALRLYGLS, via the coding sequence ATGACGCAGATGCTCCATGCTCTGCTCAAGGCCGCGGGTTTGCCTGTTCCTTCTGGTCTGGCGAATGCAACGGTGACGTCGCTCACCTGTGATTCCCGCTGCGTTGGAAAGGGGAGTTTGTTCATCGGCCTGCCAGGAGAGAGGGTGGATGGAGGCAGCTTCTGGCCGCAGGCGCTGGCGGCCGGCGCAGCTGCCGTTCTGATCGGAGAACAGGCTGCCGCGTCCCATCCACCGGCCTTTGGAGACGCGGTTCTCGTGTTGCCAGATCCCGTGTCCGTCTGGGCCGGGGAGCTGGCGTCGGCGTTCTGGCAGCAGCCCTCCACACGCTTGGGGTTGATCGGTGTCACGGGCACCAATGGAAAAACCACCACCACCCATCTGATCGAACATCTCAGCCAGGCGTGTGGCCAGCCTGCTGCTTTGTTTGGAACACTGGTGAACCGTTGGCCTGGCCATAGCCTCACCGCCACGCACACGACATCGGTAGCGGATCGATTGCAAGCACAGCTGGCGGAAGCCCTCGAGGCCGGCACCCAGATGGCCGCCATGGAGGTGAGCTCCCATGCTCTCGATCAGCATCGTGTGGCTGGTTGTCGCTTCTCAGGAGCCGTCTTTACCAATCTCACTCAGGACCATCTCGACTACCACCCGTCCATGGAGGCCTATTTCGAGGCCAAGTCACGGTTGTTCGCGTCGCCCTACTTGGTTGGTGAGGGGCCGAGAGCGGTCGTGAACACGGACGACCCCTGGGGCCGGCAGTTGGCGGATCGACTGGGGGAACGTTGCTGGAGCTCCAGTCTTGAAACCCATGCTGATTTGACCATGGGCGATCTGCGGATGACGTCCGCGGGCGTGGATGGACTGTTGGTGACACCTCTCGGTGAAGGCCGGTTTCACTCTCCGTTGGTGGGTCGCTTCAATTTGATGAATCTCATGCAGGCCGTGGGTGCCCTGCTTCAGCAGGGACTGCCACTGGGTCTGCTGCTGGCTTCGATTCCCTCCTTCAGGGGTGTGCCAGGACGGATGGAACGGGTCGTTGTTAAGGGCTCAGCCATGATCGATGAACATCCTTCTGTGATTGTTGACTACGCCCATACCCCTGATGGTTTGCGCAATGCACTTCTTGCAAGCCGACCTTTTACTAAAGGCCGGCTTGTCTGCCTTTTTGGTTGTGGCGGTGATCGGGATCGCGGAAAGAGACCTCAGATGGCATCCATAGCAGCGTCGTTGGCTGATCGGGTTGTCATCACCTCCGACAATCCCCGTACTGAAAATCCAAACCAGATCCTTGAAGATATTGTCGTTGGCCTACCCACTGGTACGGAGTTTTCAGTAGATGTGAACCGCTCAACTGCAATCGCTAATGCGATTCGTGAAGCCCGTCCAGATGATCTTCTTCTGATCGCTGGAAAGGGGCATGAAGATTATCAAATCTTGGACATTGGAAAGATTCATTTTGACGATCGAGAAGAGGCGGAAAAAGCACTGCGTCTCTATGGACTGTCTTGA
- a CDS encoding glutaredoxin family protein: MTLDPTPRVLTLYSRQGCCLCEGLEQRLKALDLMAVLPPLVLRVEDIDAPGFDPRLKALYELEVPVLALDSSPLPRVSPRLRGEGLFSWLQRVCASALGSD, encoded by the coding sequence ATGACCCTTGACCCGACGCCCCGCGTACTGACGCTTTACAGCCGCCAGGGCTGCTGCCTGTGCGAGGGGCTCGAACAGCGCCTGAAAGCGCTGGACCTCATGGCTGTGCTCCCCCCTCTGGTGCTGAGGGTGGAGGATATTGATGCCCCTGGGTTTGACCCCAGATTGAAGGCTCTCTACGAACTCGAGGTGCCTGTCCTGGCTTTGGACAGCAGTCCATTACCGAGGGTCTCTCCACGCCTTCGTGGTGAGGGACTGTTTAGTTGGTTGCAACGGGTCTGCGCCAGTGCTCTGGGATCGGACTAG